From one Misgurnus anguillicaudatus chromosome 2, ASM2758022v2, whole genome shotgun sequence genomic stretch:
- the mrpl34 gene encoding large ribosomal subunit protein bL34m, whose amino-acid sequence MNVLRTFWRFSGVNGLSCCSQLRSISSSVLSRTRPDQRPALQSTLNTKAEGACVFQQPLWQYQQVRTGKRGTEYQPNNIKRKRTHGWIKRISTPSGIEVILRRMLKGRKSLTH is encoded by the exons ATGAACGTGTTGCGAACATTTTGGCGGTTTTCAGGGGTAAATGGTTTGTCCTG CTGCAGTCAGCTACGCTCCATCAGTTCTTCTGTTCTGTCAAGGACCAGACCTGACCAGAGACCTGCCCTGCAAAGTACACTTAATACCAAAGCTGAGGGAGCCTGTGTTTTCCAGCAACCACTTTGGCAATATCAGCAGGTCCGCACAGGCAAACGTGGGACAGAATATCAACCAAATAACATCAAACGCAAGAGGACCCATGGTTGGATCAAACGAATCAGCACTCCGAGTGGAATCGAAGTCATCCTGCGCCGAATGCTCAAAGGACGAAAATCCCTTACACATTGA
- the trnau1apb gene encoding tRNA selenocysteine 1-associated protein 1-like, with protein sequence MFNRMTSLWMGDLDPYMDDTFIKQAFSTMGETAYGVKIITHRLTGGSAGYCFVEMSDEASVDRCVQRLNGKLVPGSNPPRKFKLNYATYGKRPEPGPEFSVFVGDLTSEVDDYQLHQFFLKKFPSCKGGKVVTDPFGNSKGYGFVKFSDENEQKKALEEFQNASGLGGKPIRISIAVNKGNKTNSYHNQNQTYNSNYQQQYYQQPYNSYYPQWGYDQYNSYNYGYNPYVTPPPVPQGIMPPPPMPPMPPDMQGSTEQSHDATEEVEEDPAEDPNPHVDVDMLNKEFMERSEELYDSLMDCHWQALDSVTSEVSVMNGY encoded by the exons ATGTTTAACCGAATGACAAGTTTATGGATGGGTGAC TTAGACCCATACATGGATGACACTTTCATCAAGCAAGCATTTAGCACTATGGGAGAGACTGCCTACGGAGTCAAAATTATTACACATAGACTTACTGG AGGGTCTGCCGGATACTGTTTTGTGGAGATGTCAGATGAGGCCAGTGTTGACCGCTGTGTGCAGAGGCTTAATGGGAAACTAGTTCCAGGATCAAATCCG ccCAGGAAGTTCAAGCTGAATTATGCAACATACGGGAAAAGGCCGGAGCCTGG CCCCGAATTCTCTGTTTTTGTTGGAGACCTCACATCAGAAGTAGATGACTACCAGCTTCATCAATTCTTTTTGAAAAAATTCCCTTCATGCAAAGGAGGCAAAGTTGTCACTGACCCTTTTGGGAACTCCAA gGGTTACGGCTTCGTGAAGTTTAGTGACGAGAATGAACAGAAGAAAGCTCTTGAGGAGTTCCAGAATGCATCAGGCTTGGGAGGAAAACCCATCAGGATAAGCATCGCTGTCAACAAAGG caacAAAACAAACAGTTACCACAACCAGAATCAAACTTACAACAGCAACTACCAACAGCAATACTATCAACAGCCTTACAACAGTTACTATCCACAATGGGGCTATGATCAGTACAACAGTTACAACTACGGATATAACCCTTATGTCACCCCCCCTCCAGTTCCACAAGGAATAATGCCACCTCCACCTATGCCCCCCATGCCACCTGACATGCAAGGGTCCACAGAG CAATCACATGATGCAACTGAGGAGGTTGAGGAGGACCCTGCTGAAG ATCCAAACCCACATGTGGATGTGGACATGTTAAACAAGGAGTTCATGGAGCGCAGTGAAGAGCTTTATGATTCACTAATGGATTGTCACTGGCAGGCACTGGACAGTGTCACATCTGAAGTTTCTGTGATGAATGGCTACTGA
- the fitm1l gene encoding fat storage-inducing transmembrane protein 1, whose amino-acid sequence MFLNALLVVITDLAAGLLGNASFRRHFHLLLSGLLLFGPLLSLWVSQYSVFGKRSHFLYRVFLRSGWGWTCIFVGSFVFVLSFTVRRSLTLSLRHLSRLAVAGGLWISFRKLLCLLENATGNCYEPLSSTLELAPGSNGDGQPLLLLREGETKEVCIRSGMLWRGYEVSEDALLLCLCCLLLAEETAVFGPYLSLGGPSGAPLRILFLFCILLLSLWVFLLLCLLAYFPQFPTQLLGGALGCLSWRVLYQGWYRLGPSWYCPGRPGVGLLSTQSKQDETHKEYGETNAEVSN is encoded by the exons ATGTTTCTTAACGCTTTGCTCGTGGTCATTACTGACCTGGCAGCTGGACTACTTGGCAATGCATCATTTCGACGCCATTTTCATTTGCTGCTGTCAGGATTGCTTTTGTTTGGGCCCCTCCTGAGTCTATGGGTTTCCCAATACAGTGTCTTTGGAAAGAGGAGTCATTTTCTCTACAG GGTCTTCCTGCGCTCAGGTTGGGGCTGGACCTGTATCTTTGTTGGCTCTTTTGTCTTCGTCCTCTCTTTCACTGTACGCCGTTCGCTCACACTTTCACTACGACACCTTTCTCGGCTAGCTGTGGCAGGCGGGCTATGGATTAGCTTTCGCAAACTGCTTTGTCTGTTGGAGAACGCCACTGGGAATTGTTACGAGCCCCTCAGCTCCACTCTCGAGCTGGCTCCAGGGAGTAATGGAGACGGTCAACCGCTCCTGCTTCTACGTGAAGGTGAAACAAAGGAGGTCTGCATCCGCTCCGGCATGTTGTGGCGTGGTTATGAAGTGTCTGAAGATGCCCTCCTGCTGTGTTTGTGCTGTCTGCTTCTAGCTGAGGAGACCGCTGTATTTGGGCCCTACCTGAGCCTGGGTGGACCCTCTGGAGCCCCACTGCGCATCCTCTTCCTGTTCTGCATCCTGCTGTTGAGTCTCTGGGTGTTCCTGCTTCTATGCTTGCTGGCTTATTTCCCACAGTTTCCTACCCAGCTTCTGGGAGGTGCTCTGGGTTGTTTGAGCTGGAGAGTATTGTACCAGGGTTGGTACCGACTTGGACCTAGCTGGTACTGCCCTGGAAGGCCAGGGGTGGGACTTCTGTCTACACAGAGCAAACAGGATGAGACACACAAGGAATACGGTGAAACTAATGCTGAAGTGAGCAACTAA